The genomic interval TGTCCATTAGTACAAGATTGAAACATTCTAAAGGAATAATACCTTCCGTAATAATGTAGTATTGAAAAGATTTCTAGTTTTACACTTATAGATGAACAATCTTAGAACAAGATACCGTTATAAAAAAAGAAGCAGTAGCTAGAGTTTAATAACTTTTTGATAATGACTTTATGAAAATGACCCAAGAGAATAACGATAAAAAGAATACAAAGATTGCACGATTTGGATTAATAGTGGGTCCCCTTCTCTTTTTTATCTTAATTTTTATTCCAATAGAGGGGCTTAATTTATCAGCAAAAGTTGTTTTGGCATTAACGTTTTGGATGGGGACGTGGTGGATAACAGAAGCAATTCCAATTTATGTTACCGCTTTATTGCCTCTAGTACTATTTCCAATTTTTGATATAATGTCAATAGGGGATTTGTCAAATTCTTATGCTGACAGTATTATATTTTTATTTTTAGGTGGATTTATTCTTGCAAAAGCCATAGAAAATGCAAATCTTCACAAGCGTTTTGCGTTGAACATGTTAAGAATTTTTGGTACTAATCCACGTTACATAATGGCGTCATTCATGATTATAACAGCAATTCTTAGTGGTTGGATAAGCAATACCGCAACCACCATGTTGATGCTTCCTATAGCGTTAGCAATAATCACGCAGCTCAAAGTTAACAGTAGCGAGCAGAAAAGATTCGGTACCTATCTTTTACTTTCAATAGCTTATTCTGCAAGTGTAGGAGGGATGGCTACATTGATTGGCACTCCACCTAATGCAATATTTGCTTCCGTATCTGAATCACTATTGAGCGTGGAAATTAGTTTTGGAAAGTGGATGTTAATAGGATTTCCTATTAGCTTGGTTACATTGGGAATAGCATGGATATATCTTGTCAAAATGGGAAAAATTAGTAACAGGTCAATAGTTGAGGAAAAGAACACAATTTTGAAGAATTTATCTGAGCTAGGAAAAATGAATACCGATGAAAAGATAGTCGCTGGAATATTCATTGGAACTGCTGTGGCTTGGATAACACGCGGGTTACTATGGAAAGACTTTCTTCCGATGGTAGATGATGCCTCCATAGCCTTAATAGCCGCACTATTATTTTTTATCCTCCCTTCATTTTATCCAAAGAAACCTAATGAAGAAACTAGCGAAAATAGAAAAGAAAAAAGTAGTAGTACTTTTGATACCCGACTCCTAAGTTGGAAGACTGCTGTTACCATACCTTGGGGCATTTTACTACTAATAGGTGGAGGTTTAGCACTTGCACAGGGATTTAGCGAAACTGGCTTGGATAAATATATTGCAAATAATCTATCATTTCTGGAAGGAATGCCCTATATCTTCATAATATTAATAATGCTTGTCATTACTGTTTTTGCTGGAGAAATAATAAGCAATACGGCTACTGCTGCATTGTTATTACCTATTTCCGCATCTTTGGCGGTAACACTTTCAATAGATCCTTTGTTATTGATGGTTCCCATAACAGTAGCTACAAGTATTGGCTTTGTATTGCCAGTTGCAACTCCTCCAAACGCAATCGTATTTTCAAGTGAATATATAACGACTAGGAAAATGGCCAGAGCTGGGCTACCTCTTGATATAATTGGAATATTGGTAGTCACTATGATGACAGCTATTCTGGTGCCGTTAGTTTTTTGATTATAAATAAAGACATGTTTAAAGAATTGATACGATATAATATTTTTGCAATAGTTTAGAGCATTTCTCAAAAATAGGTAGAGGCACGACAGAGAGTATTTAATCAATCACCTGAATACAAAAAGAGATAAATAGTGTTTGGTCAAATTCAAAAGATTAATAATCGGCTGTCAGATGTAGAAAAGAAAGTAGACGAAATATTAGCAATCTTAAAAGCGGATAAAAAAAATATTTTACTATTTGGATAAGATGGATGGATATATGATCGAGAAATGACATTAATATAAGTAGAACTATCCAGACGATTTCGACTATTATTCAGGAGTGATAGAAGAGGAAGTACGATTTCAGACTAGGTATTATGAATTAAATGTTTAAACTATTAGAGGCTATATTAGTGAAAATCTGGATTTGATTAAAGTTGCACTAGAAAAAAAGATAACTTGACGAGAGCTATTTGAAAAACGAAACTAATAGTTAATGAAGTAACAGTTTATATAATTGTTTCTAATTGAAGTAAATTGATAGATATTCTATTTTTCCTCTCTCTTTAACGCATTGTGGCTTTTGATAGTTCATGTTTGGATCACTTTATCAGAAACCTAAACATCAATTTTGACTACTGTATACTTTCATTTACAATTATTTTTATTCTAAAGATAGGGACAATAATTCACCTTGCTTCTACTTAACTAACACTACTGGACATTTAGAATCACGAATAACCGCGCCTGAGACACTACCAACGAGCATCTCCTTTAAATGCCCCATTCCTCTATTACCAATTACAATTACATCAATTTCTTCTTTCAAAGCGAATTTAACTATCTCTTTTTTGGGGTCTCCAAAAACTAGTTTGGTTTTTATTCCTATGTTTTCTCTTTCAGCCAATTCTTGATACCCTTCAAATACCTTTTCTCTTGCTTTATAATATTTTTCAGATAATTCACCTAATACTTTTTGAGACTGAACGTATACTGTTGGTGGAGCTTCTGCAACATTTAATATTGTTATCTCTCCTTTAAGATTTTTTGATAAATATGATGCATAGTTAAATGCTCTTTTAGAATTCTCAGATCCATCTACAGGGACCAAAATTTTTGAAAACATTATTTTATTAATATGCATCAAGATTATTATCCTTAATCAGAGTTCGAAGGATTTAAGATATTTAATTTTACAAGGGCAGAAATCAATTTTTACAAGAATCGGGCCAGTAGTAGAAAAATAAACCAGATAAACCTTGAAGGTTGTAGGATAAGTAATATTGTGATTTGTATGCCTATCAGCTCACTATTCAAACACTTTGGATAAGATGAGTGTCAAGATTCTGTAAATTATCGGAGGATATAGATATAAGGTAGAATTAAGCATTTGAATATTTATGAAACTAGGGTTAAACGTATGATATAATAATTCAGTTCACTTAAAAAACAAACCGTAAATATTTAAACCTTTGATGGTTGTTCCTAATTTTATTTCATATAAATAATATGTTAATCTATGAATAGTATGCATACAAATGACGAAATTACTACTATAGGTAATTCTGATATTGTACCTTCTAAAGACATTAATAATAAAATACAGAGCGATGTAATTCCAGTCAACAGCAATTCTGATTTAACAAGTGAATCAGATATTCCTTCATTTACCAAAATACTAGTAACATACGACGGTAGTGAGAAATCAGACAAGGCAATTAATTATGCAGTTTACCTGTCCAATATTTCCAAGGCCGAAATTGTTATTCTACAGGTTATTGGAAACATAGACAAATTAGAGAATTCTTCTATTGATGTATCAAATAAGGAAAAGAATCCTGAATCAGGAACTACTTCTACAAATACAACCAATAATTCAGATCTAAAAGGTCAAACATACTCTGTCAATATTGAGGGTAAATTTGTCAAATCCATGGAGGACAAAATCAAGGATATTGAAAATACAGGTTTTAAGAATAAAATATCCTTCAAAATAAGGGCTGGATTCATAATAGATGAAATAGTAAAGGAAACCCATGAATTAAAGTATGATTTACTCATTATCTCTTCATCCCATATGGATTCTTGGATAAGCTCTCTTTTTAGTGAAACTAGGAAGATTATTGGTAAGGTCGAGTTACCTGTTCTTTTGTTGCACTGAAGAATACATATGGAAATTATTTAGTTATATTGCTTATCATTTTTAGAAATTGTTTTGATAGTTTAAGCGGAAAACTTAAACAAAACAAAATATTACAATTGTGGAAATGAATATTATCTCCTCGTGTTACTATCAGTTCTAACTTTCAACAAATTTTTGGGCTTGGTCTTCATGTACGGATAAATTGGCCTCGTCTACTTTGATAGAATTAGTAGGACATACTGTAACACAGGCCATACACCATATGCAAGCTTTTTCTCGAATTGGATCTGGTTTGTCGGTGTAATCTTTCCTACCTTCCCTATTATGGTCGTCCCCTATTCCTTCACTCACGGCATTTACCATCTCTATAGCAGGTACATCTTGTTCGGATCGGTACCATTGGTATACCTGAACAGGACATGCTTCAATGCATGCACCGTCAGCAATACATGAATCCCAGTCCACCGCTACAAATGTTCCGTGAACTCCCAGAGGAACATACTCTTCCCTTCTAGCTTTGTATGCTTCTTGAACTTCCTTATTTGTAGAGGATTCTGCGTCTTTTCTACCAGGTCCCCAAACAAAGTGAGAGTAATATCCATCAGAAGTTGAATGTTTACCGACTACAACATGATTTTTTGGAAAATCTGGATCTATAGGCATGATGTAACTAATTTTACATTAAACTATTTAAGATGAAGATATTCATTTACACTCAAAAAATATGCCTTCGTAGTCTTAAAGGAGTGTTATAATAATTTATAGATTATGTAATATTCATTGCTGCTGTTTGAGTGTTGCATTGAATCGCATTCCTATTTCAATATTTATCTTCTTGTTTTCATCTAGAGGCTTGTTTATCTTCTTTCGCTTGGTTCGCTTTCCTCCCACTCTCTTTGTCTCATTCTGCTCAAAATAGCAGTCATAAACCATTGATGAAAAACCTGTTAGCTCTAATAATTCTGAGGGTGTTATAGTATCCCTATCTAAAAGAATCACTTTATCGTTGACATATATCTTATTTTCTCTTTCCACTTTGGTTAATTCAATCATACGGGTGAATGTTTATCATCATTTATAAAAGAAATAAGGTCATGTCATTTTTCAATTTTGTTCACAATATTTCTAATTGCATTCAAATAGTCGCTATCTATTAGTTTGTTACCAGTTTCATCTATTACATTCAAAGTAACCGAGATAGTAGAAAGTAGAACATCTTTCATCGCCTCCTTTTCCATATGGCCTGCCTCTGTTAAGATAATCGTCAATATCCTTTGAATAATTTCGGACAATATATAATTTAAAATTGTTTTGTAATTGAGAATATGCAATGCCATTTAGATTAGATTTTTGAATTCCTTGTTTCATCTGTTCTTTTAGATGTGACTCTAATTCCGGAAATACTACCATTATAAAATTCTCAATATTAGTAAATCTTTGTATCTCAAACGGAGTTTTTAGACTAACTTCATCACTACCAGACATAATAATTTATTGAATTTGCATACAGATAACTATTATCAATTGTTAAACTTATAACGGACTATTTTATATGACGAATATAACAAACAATAACTACTATATAGACCCGTTCACTTTACTGGTTGGGTGGAATTCCCGTGATTTTCCACATGGATTTGATTACTAATCCGAGACGTAAAGTTCCGTATGGCATATGGGTTGGGTGGGATGAGTATGATAATTCATACGAGTTCGTAATTATATTTTGAATAATATGTAAAGTCAACTATAATTATTTAACTTCTTCTTTATATTTTTCCTTATCGTATTCTGAACCCATATCTCTATCAGGATCTTTTATCTTATTTCCTATCGCCTTTGCGCCTGCTTTGATCTTGTCTCCAGCTTCGTCTAAGCTGTTGGCTGTCTCGTCGGCAGTATCTCGGACATCTTCTTGAAGATCATCGTTATTATTTTTGGCGTTTTTGTCCTCTAAATCCATTTTCTTTCTTAGATCCCTTCTATATGACACCGGATCGGTTGAAGGATTGTTCGACATATTACCGGATATTTAACATGCTATATAACATATGTCGATTTTCCAACTATATGGAAAATAGTATTTGTATACTTTGTCGAACAAATAAATTGACATTATCCTTTCAATAAAACACCTAAACTTAATTTCTCAATGATATGAATTATTTTACAAGAATCCAACAAAGGTAT from Candidatus Nitrosocosmicus hydrocola carries:
- a CDS encoding universal stress protein, with product MHTNDEITTIGNSDIVPSKDINNKIQSDVIPVNSNSDLTSESDIPSFTKILVTYDGSEKSDKAINYAVYLSNISKAEIVILQVIGNIDKLENSSIDVSNKEKNPESGTTSTNTTNNSDLKGQTYSVNIEGKFVKSMEDKIKDIENTGFKNKISFKIRAGFIIDEIVKETHELKYDLLIISSSHMDSWISSLFSETRKIIGKVELPVLLLH
- a CDS encoding universal stress protein, coding for MHINKIMFSKILVPVDGSENSKRAFNYASYLSKNLKGEITILNVAEAPPTVYVQSQKVLGELSEKYYKAREKVFEGYQELAERENIGIKTKLVFGDPKKEIVKFALKEEIDVIVIGNRGMGHLKEMLVGSVSGAVIRDSKCPVVLVK
- a CDS encoding 4Fe-4S dicluster domain-containing protein, giving the protein MPIDPDFPKNHVVVGKHSTSDGYYSHFVWGPGRKDAESSTNKEVQEAYKARREEYVPLGVHGTFVAVDWDSCIADGACIEACPVQVYQWYRSEQDVPAIEMVNAVSEGIGDDHNREGRKDYTDKPDPIREKACIWCMACVTVCPTNSIKVDEANLSVHEDQAQKFVES
- a CDS encoding SLC13 family permease: MTQENNDKKNTKIARFGLIVGPLLFFILIFIPIEGLNLSAKVVLALTFWMGTWWITEAIPIYVTALLPLVLFPIFDIMSIGDLSNSYADSIIFLFLGGFILAKAIENANLHKRFALNMLRIFGTNPRYIMASFMIITAILSGWISNTATTMLMLPIALAIITQLKVNSSEQKRFGTYLLLSIAYSASVGGMATLIGTPPNAIFASVSESLLSVEISFGKWMLIGFPISLVTLGIAWIYLVKMGKISNRSIVEEKNTILKNLSELGKMNTDEKIVAGIFIGTAVAWITRGLLWKDFLPMVDDASIALIAALLFFILPSFYPKKPNEETSENRKEKSSSTFDTRLLSWKTAVTIPWGILLLIGGGLALAQGFSETGLDKYIANNLSFLEGMPYIFIILIMLVITVFAGEIISNTATAALLLPISASLAVTLSIDPLLLMVPITVATSIGFVLPVATPPNAIVFSSEYITTRKMARAGLPLDIIGILVVTMMTAILVPLVF